A genomic region of Gossypium hirsutum isolate 1008001.06 chromosome D01, Gossypium_hirsutum_v2.1, whole genome shotgun sequence contains the following coding sequences:
- the LOC107934685 gene encoding BES1/BZR1 homolog protein 4 isoform X1: MTSGTRLPTWKERENNKRRERRRRAIAAKIFAGLRMYGNYKLPKHCDNNEVLKALCNEAGWTVEPDGTTYRNGCKPVERMDIVGGSATVSPCSSYHPSPRASYNPSPASSSFPSPASSSYVVNPNGDVNSLFPWLKNLSSASSSASSSKRPYSYIHGGSISAPVTPPLSSPTARTPRMKNDWEDQSALPGWSAQQHSFLPSSTPPSPGRQIVPDPEWFSGLQTPHSRPTSPTFSLVSSNPFGFKEEVLAGGGSRMWTPGQSGTCSPAIAAGLDQTADVPMSEVISDEFAFGSNATGLVKPWEGERIHEECGSDDLELTLGSSKTR, from the exons ATGACGTCGGGGACGAGGCTACCGACATGGAAAGAACGAGAGAATAACAAGCGGAGAGAGCGGCGGAGGAGAGCAATAGCAGCGAAGATCTTCGCCGGACTTCGGATGTACGGTAACTATAAGCTTCCGAAGCACTGCGATAACAACGAAGTTCTCAAAGCTCTTTGTAACGAGGCCGGTTGGACCGTCGAACCCGATGGAACTACTTATCGTAAC GGTTGCAAGCCTGTGGAGCGCATGGATATAGTAGGTGGATCTGCAACAGTGAGCCCCTGTTCATCTTACCACCCAAGCCCTCGTGCTTCTTACAATCCGAGccctgcatcatcatcttttccaAGCCCAGCTTCTTCTTCGTATGTGGTTAATCCCAATGGTGATGTGAATTCTCTTTTCCCATGGCTCAAAAACCTCTCATCTGCATCCTCATCAGCATCCTCTTCCAAGCGTCCCTATAGCTATATTCATGGTGGTTCCATCAGTGCTCCTGTCACCCCTCCATTGAGCTCACCAACTGCTCGAACCCCACGAATGAAAAATGATTGGGAGGACCAATCTGCACTTCCAGGTTGGAGTGCACAACAACATTCTTTCCTGCCTTCTTCAACTCCCCCTAGTCCTGGTCGTCAAATTGTTCCTGACCCAGAGTGGTTTTCTGGACTCCAAACCCCTCATAGCCGACCAACTTCTCCCACATTCAGCCTTGTCTCCTCAAACCCCTTTGGCTTCAAGGAGGAAGTTTTAGCCGGTGGGGGTTCCCGCATGTGGACTCCCGGGCAAAGTGGGACATGCTCACCTGCAATAGCTGCAGGTTTAGATCAGACAGCTGATGTTCCAATGTCTGAAGTTATTTCCGATGAGTTTGCATTCGGAAGCAATGCAACAGGGCTAGTAAAGCCATGGGAAGGAGAGAGGATTCATGAAGAATGTGGATCAGATGATCTAGAACTCACTCTTGGCAGTTCCAAGACTAG ATAA
- the LOC107934685 gene encoding BES1/BZR1 homolog protein 4 isoform X2, producing MTSGTRLPTWKERENNKRRERRRRAIAAKIFAGLRMYGNYKLPKHCDNNEVLKALCNEAGWTVEPDGTTYRNGCKPVERMDIVGGSATVSPCSSYHPSPRASYNPSPASSSFPSPASSSYVVNPNGDVNSLFPWLKNLSSASSSASSSKRPYSYIHGGSISAPVTPPLSSPTARTPRMKNDWEDQSALPGWSAQQHSFLPSSTPPSPGRQIVPDPEWFSGLQTPHSRPTSPTFSLVSSNPFGFKEEVLAGGGSRMWTPGQSGTCSPAIAAGLDQTADVPMSEVISDEFAFGSNATGLVKPWEGERIHEECGSDDLELTLGSSKTR from the exons ATGACGTCGGGGACGAGGCTACCGACATGGAAAGAACGAGAGAATAACAAGCGGAGAGAGCGGCGGAGGAGAGCAATAGCAGCGAAGATCTTCGCCGGACTTCGGATGTACGGTAACTATAAGCTTCCGAAGCACTGCGATAACAACGAAGTTCTCAAAGCTCTTTGTAACGAGGCCGGTTGGACCGTCGAACCCGATGGAACTACTTATCGTAAC GGTTGCAAGCCTGTGGAGCGCATGGATATAGTAGGTGGATCTGCAACAGTGAGCCCCTGTTCATCTTACCACCCAAGCCCTCGTGCTTCTTACAATCCGAGccctgcatcatcatcttttccaAGCCCAGCTTCTTCTTCGTATGTGGTTAATCCCAATGGTGATGTGAATTCTCTTTTCCCATGGCTCAAAAACCTCTCATCTGCATCCTCATCAGCATCCTCTTCCAAGCGTCCCTATAGCTATATTCATGGTGGTTCCATCAGTGCTCCTGTCACCCCTCCATTGAGCTCACCAACTGCTCGAACCCCACGAATGAAAAATGATTGGGAGGACCAATCTGCACTTCCAGGTTGGAGTGCACAACAACATTCTTTCCTGCCTTCTTCAACTCCCCCTAGTCCTGGTCGTCAAATTGTTCCTGACCCAGAGTGGTTTTCTGGACTCCAAACCCCTCATAGCCGACCAACTTCTCCCACATTCAGCCTTGTCTCCTCAAACCCCTTTGGCTTCAAGGAGGAAGTTTTAGCCGGTGGGGGTTCCCGCATGTGGACTCCCGGGCAAAGTGGGACATGCTCACCTGCAATAGCTGCAGGTTTAGATCAGACAGCTGATGTTCCAATGTCTGAAGTTATTTCCGATGAGTTTGCATTCGGAAGCAATGCAACAGGGCTAGTAAAGCCATGGGAAGGAGAGAGGATTCATGAAGAATGTGGATCAGATGATCTAGAACTCACTCTTGGCAGTTCCAAGACTAGGTGA
- the LOC107934656 gene encoding LEAF RUST 10 DISEASE-RESISTANCEUS RECEPTOR-LIKE PROTEIN KINASE-like 2.1, with the protein MKIFAKFSLKLVLLPNNMASFNISATSSSLVFFIIIILLLAQVPTLSSSSNDNYMVCSKQFHCGNLKNVSYPFWGGDRPENCGQPGLKLTCLEGEETQITIMSVSYKVIEINMDIQAFTVARTDYLQNLCPQTLLNTTLNFNLLSYAWNLENITLYYHCPLISNISSGFPSLFNCSTGNGTDMVNYYVIASVLGNLSTEVKDGLRSCDSHVIVPAFYTAVETIKSNPTPDTLVLPLGNGFGLKWDANIASKCEDCNGSGGRCGYNKSSNQFTCYCPNHTDASTCLLSGSSEGTGLKIKLIIGFAVVGVTVMVICLVAFALKLKKGSLSSGTLMNLQQNISKNTKRVEAFIMRYGSELAPKRYSYSDIKKITKSFKDKLGEGGFGTVYKGKLPDGCLVAVKVLSESREDGEEFINEVASISRTSHVNVVTFLGFCYESSMRALFYEFMPNGSLDKFIYQHGSPDKICMLNRKTLFEIAVGIARGLEYLHRGCNTRILHLDIKPHNILLDENFVPKISDFGLAKLCERKESILSSITARGTIGYIAPELFCRNFGGISYKSDVYSYGMMVLEMVGARENVHAGRSLTSEMNFHSWIYKHLPQEAFNLEGITAEDEEITKKMIIVSLWCIQTNPSDRPSMTKVLEMLQGNLQSLAIPPRPFLFSPQQSPPNTSSTISLFASSITMNTE; encoded by the exons ATGAAAATTTTTGCCAAATTCTCTCTCAAGCTAGTGCTTTTACCAAACAACATGGCTTCCTTTAATATCTCTGCAACCTCATCATCCCTggtttttttcatcatcatcatcctttTATTAGCTCAAGTTCCAACCTTATCAAGTTCAAGCAATGACAACTATATGGTCTGCAGCAAACAATTCCATTGTGGGAACCTCAAAAATGTTAGCTACCCTTTTTGGGGAGGTGACAGGCCTGAGAATTGTGGGCAACCAGGGTTAAAGTTAACTTGCCTGGAAGGTGAAGAAACCCAGATCACAATCATGTCAGTAAGTTACAAAGTCATCGAAATCAACATGGATATACAAGCTTTCACTGTAGCCAGAACTGATTATCTTCAAAACCTTTGTCCCCAAACCCTGCTCAATACCACCTTGAACTTCAACCTTTTGAGTTATGCTTGGAACCTTGAGAACATAACATTGTATTACCATTGCCCTTTGATTTCCAACATATCTTCAGGGTTTCCAAGTCTGTTTAACTGCAGCACCGGCAATGGAACAGATATGGTGAACTACTATGTTATAGCATCTGTTCTGGGCAACCTTTCAACTGAAGTGAAAGATGGGTTGAGATCTTGTGATAGCCATGTGATTGTTCCAGCTTTTTATACTGCAGTTGAGACAATCAAGAGCAACCCAACTCCAGACACTTTGGTTTTGCCACTTGGTAATGGATTTGGATTGAAATGGGATGCAAATATAGCTTCCAAATGTGAAGACTGCAATGGTTCTGGTGGTAGGTGTGGATATAATAAGAGTTCGAATCAATTCACTTGTTATTGCCCAAATCATACTGATGCATCAACTTGTCTTCTATCTG GGTCATCTGAAGGTACCGGTTTGAAGATTAAACTAATCATAG GGTTTGCAGTGGTTGGGGTTACTGTTATGGTAATTTGCCTTGTGGCGTTTGCCTTGAAGCTTAAGAAAGGATCGTTGTCAAGTGGGACGCTGATGAATTTACAGCAGAATATAAGTAAGAACACTAAAAGGGTTGAAGCATTCATCATGAGATACGGTTCAGAGCTTGCCCCAAAGCGATATTCTTATTCAGACATCAAGAAAATCACCAAGTCGTTCAAAGACAAGCTCGGCGAAGGCGGATTCGGCACTGTCTACAAAGGCAAGTTGCCTGACGGTTGTCTTGTTGCAGTTAAAGTCCTGAGTGAATCAAGGGAGGATGGAGAGGAATTCATTAATGAAGTGGCGAGTATTAGTCGAACTTCTCATGTCAATGTGGTGACGTTTCTTGGATTTTGTTATGAGAGTTCGATGAGAGCTTTGTTCTATGAATTCATGCCGAATGGATCATTGGATAAGTTTATTTACCAGCACGGATCGCCGGATAAAATTTGTATGCTAAACCGGAAAACATTGTTTGAAATTGCTGTTGGCATTGCTAGAGGACTAGAATATCTACATCGAGGATGTAACACCAGGATTTTGCATTTGGACATAAAACCACATAACATCCTGTTAGACGAAAACTTCGTTCCCAAGATTTCAGATTTCGGTCTTGCTAAGTTATGCGAGCGGAAGGAAAGCATTCTTTCATCGATAACTGCTCGAGGAACAATAGGATACATTGCTCCAGAACTATTTTGTCGAAACTTCGGAGGCATTTCTTACAAATCCGATGTTTATAGCTACGGGATGATGGTCCTTGAAATGGTTGGAGCAAGGGAAAACGTTCATGCCGGAAGGTCTCTAACAAGTGAAATGAACTTTCACTCATGGATTTACAAACATCTCCCACAAGAAGCATTCAATCTTGAAGGAATCACAGCAGAAGATGAAGAAATAACTAAGAAGATGATTATAGTAAGCTTATGGTGCATTCAAACTAATCCATCAGACCGACCGTCGATGACGAAAGTGCTAGAGATGCTACAAGGAAATCTTCAATCATTAGCAATTCCACCAAGACCTTTTCTGTTTTCTCCTCAACAATCGCCCCCAAACACCTCGTCTACAATATCATTATTTGCATCATCCATTACCATGAACACCGAATAA